The Culex pipiens pallens isolate TS chromosome 2, TS_CPP_V2, whole genome shotgun sequence DNA window TGTGGCCAGTGATAATATGATGATGATGCCAAGGCTGTTCTTTTACGGGCTTACGGCATTCAACGACAACATCGACCAAATGATGAAGTACTGCCTACCGAATGCTGCCGTCGGTTCCAACCCCCTCGAGCTGGACTTCACCCATCCAAATCCGTTGGATGTGTTCAAGGTGTTGCATCAGGCCAAACCAAATCGCAACAACTCCAATCTTGAACACAACTTGAAGCTGAGCGCGACGGCTTTCTACTTGGTCTTCATGAAGAACCCGCTGGTTCAATCGATCTTCCGTACCGAAGCTCAGCGCAATTTCATGCTTCGCTGCCTCTTGATTCACGGTCGCGCGACCTCATCGCTGCTTCTTGGTAGAGAAAACGGAGATGCTGGATTTTTGGCAGCACTGCCCCCCGTCGCGTCTCTCATCAACCACTCGTGTGACCCCAACGTGATCTCCGTGGTCAATTCCGGAAGAATCAAAATCATCGTGCTACGTCCCATCCAAAAGGGTGACCAGATTCTCACCAGCTATGCTCCCGCCTGGTGGGATGAACACGATGGCAGCACGTTGGATTTCGACTGCAAGTGCGTGGTGTGCGATCGTGGACCGGAAGGGGCCAAGTGGCGCAACGCGCGTGAGAAAAAACGTATATTGTCATCGGAGGCAATGCGCGAATGGATCGGTGGAGGCGAAACgcaagatttgatcaaatttcaaCGGCTGGTTCAGATACTCGCACGTGACGGCCATCACCCGGGAAAGCTGTTCGGAGAGACGGTGAAGATTTACTACGACAAGCTGTTCGATGAGGTTTGTGCGGAGAACGCAAAGCGCAACCGGGCCAAGGTGCAGCAGATTGGTGGCAACTTATTTTGAACCAACGATCGCAAGCGGTTCGGCTCTTTCAAGAACTTACATCTTAATCTTACTCTGAAATGATACTGACATCAcaataaacaaattgaattcAATCAAATCTGGTTGCATAATTTAACTAGTTTAATATCGTAGTTTTGAGTGTTAACATGAAGGTTATTGAATccgaaaccataaatttgtaATTATATTAATTATGGCCACGTATATCACCAAAAAATCGCCGAAGCGTAACGGGTTTAGCTTCTCTGATAACTATGGCCCAGTACGAAGCTCAAAAGGAAAGGAGGCAAGAAATATCCCTTCTCTACGGACAGCAGAGcaaacccagtcacgaaatattctagcagaattCTGCTAGAACGATGGAACATTTCTGATAGAATGCTGTAATATCCAGTTCTGCTAGAAAGTTGTGACTGggaaggagagggagcgatttcttttCTTCACGCTCTCGGGCTTGGcttgcaaatttgaaattttcctagACTGGTTTTCTCACCAATTGTGAACACAGCTTTAAGCTTTGTTTAcataatcgagaaattaaaagtgagagtgtatccgtgcaacatggagttaaacttttcgaagtgtcatgggaaccttcacagcaactgtacagaaagtttaactccatgttgcacacactcttacatcatggctttctacctatcatcgctatctctgactctctcactccactgacactgacattgtttatgttatggttttcctggcacggcccattgttcttttgttattgttttggttttagtggcacggagtcatgcactcacactaatagagctatctaagcccgatctcacacacactagcacaccatttgttttgctggttggtacaaaatttaacctcactttttttcgtgtacgtacacgcaatacatgcgcacgtagataactctatgcaaAGCAAGATGACGAGTACctttgatatacagccttgctcTTACATACCTTTATTTTCTCgataaatttaatcgagaaattaaaaagagagatgtgagccggtaacatggagttaaactttcgaaactgtcatggtaaacttcacagaagcttgacagaaagtttaaatccatgttgcacttttaattgctCGATACATACACACGTACACACCCGTTCACGTCTATTTCTCATTAAGCGTCAGTCATGAAGTTTTTCAcgctctatcgagaaattaaaagtgagagtgtgtgcaacatggagttaaactttctatgaagttgctgtgaagcttaccatgacactttgaaaaatttaactccatgttgcacgcgcactctcacttttaatttctcgatagagcattctacgtgcgtatgtattgcgtgtacgtacacgaaaataaagtgaggttaaattttgtcagccagcaaaaccaaatggtgtgctagtgtgtgtgagatcgggcttagatagctctattagtgtgagtgcatgactccgtgccactaaaaccaaaacaataacaaaagaacaatgggccgtgccaggaaaacctgCTGCGCGTTAAAGGTGATGTCTTCGGACAACGCAGTGGCTAACTGTATTCGATCGATAAACTGTTAACTGCTCTAAATTTCAGAATGATTTTTGTCATCTTAATAAATGAATTGGACCTCGAATTGGACCAAGATTGCagtctatcgagaaattaaaagtgagagtttgTGCCTTGGTAAGcatcacagcaactgcacataaagattaactccatgttgcgatttgacagctcgatacaaatttttaaaggccaatatcgagaaattaaaagtgcaacatggagttaaatttTCAGGcaagcttctgtgaagtttTCAA harbors:
- the LOC120430238 gene encoding SET and MYND domain-containing protein DDB_G0273589-like, whose amino-acid sequence is MTLPNFPFKAIQDRWNLEMPRHRRNADISVYREFVARYDPLLSTTEVGKDNAKAVYHRKVGNFAYLEKRFDDALWSYNRSICFAENLSEHLGIGYANRSAIYYELGEYEVALYNIDLARKSNYPERLLPKLLAREANCKERLAGGHSKGTVPLPVVDINVDVNPKIPFMAKGIRMKEFGDMGRGLVAERDFKTGDVILDEKSDLCSLSFVRSFVECAHCGSAFLNSLIPCSLCFAVMYCGEKCREEDLRITHRFECSVVTKLLNVASDNMMMMPRLFFYGLTAFNDNIDQMMKYCLPNAAVGSNPLELDFTHPNPLDVFKVLHQAKPNRNNSNLEHNLKLSATAFYLVFMKNPLVQSIFRTEAQRNFMLRCLLIHGRATSSLLLGRENGDAGFLAALPPVASLINHSCDPNVISVVNSGRIKIIVLRPIQKGDQILTSYAPAWWDEHDGSTLDFDCKCVVCDRGPEGAKWRNAREKKRILSSEAMREWIGGGETQDLIKFQRLVQILARDGHHPGKLFGETVKIYYDKLFDEVCAENAKRNRAKVQQIGGNLF